A genomic stretch from Kribbella amoyensis includes:
- a CDS encoding DUF5063 domain-containing protein: MTDFTDIADRALDTDNEDLTEFAEQIADQVQSFLISVRDIAAQPDEDGVDEGLASLPYLLLEVSQLLLAGGRLGAFEDFVPEERFESDAGPDPDLDAMRDRLAVLFEGLDEYAEVFDPYAAPPEITVNRLSDDLTAIATDLVHGLAHYQSGRVIEALWWWQFSYVSTWGAAASAVLRAIQSLIAHDRLEPAHDAETEATDRELVEVAEEAVQRR, translated from the coding sequence ATGACTGATTTCACCGATATTGCGGACCGTGCGCTGGACACCGACAACGAAGACCTGACGGAGTTCGCCGAACAGATCGCCGACCAGGTGCAGAGCTTCCTGATCTCGGTCCGCGACATCGCCGCGCAACCCGACGAGGACGGCGTCGACGAGGGGCTCGCCTCACTGCCGTACCTGCTGCTCGAGGTGAGCCAGCTGCTGCTCGCGGGCGGCCGGCTCGGCGCCTTCGAGGACTTCGTGCCCGAGGAGCGGTTCGAGAGCGACGCGGGTCCGGATCCGGACCTGGACGCGATGCGGGACCGGCTGGCCGTGCTGTTCGAGGGCCTGGACGAGTACGCCGAGGTCTTCGACCCGTACGCCGCGCCGCCGGAGATCACCGTCAACCGGCTCTCCGACGACCTCACCGCGATCGCCACCGACCTGGTCCACGGCCTGGCCCACTACCAGTCCGGCCGCGTCATCGAGGCGTTGTGGTGGTGGCAGTTCTCCTACGTCTCCACCTGGGGCGCGGCCGCCAGCGCCGTGCTGCGGGCGATCCAGTCGCTGATCGCGCACGACCGGCTGGAGCCGGCCCACGACGCCGAGACCGAGGCCACCGACCGCGAACTGGTCGAGGTGGCCGAGGAAGCCGTCCAGCGCCGCTGA
- a CDS encoding serine/threonine-protein kinase has product MQHEDSATIGPFVVRSRLGRGAMGAVYLAKSPGGRLVAVKVVRDELAGDDRFRARFAREIEHARKVSGAFTAAVVDADPAADRPWLATEYLPGPTLQQAVDEHGPLERAGLRYVVAGLAEALLAIHRCGLVHRDLKPSNILLTDNGPRVIDFGIARALEDVSLTATGNIIGTPGYLSPEQITGGTVGPASDLFSLGAVLAFAATGRGPFGTGPVGALVHRVVHEQPTIPALPDGLEDLTRRCLTIRPDARPTPQQILDTLGPVDPTGMPAANTLLAPHPVPPTKVEHRPQPLPAHLQAPPPPQHLPSGPTNPHQPPALQRITDAAPGTTFGTTRTRPAIIAVIALAFALLCGLNSQYASEANQPLLALAWLVPCFVAWWYTITRTRLVLRRRVRLRVAHTGLTVHRGSRSGTAPWSSVARIRITGDQTRPWLVVWFEGPADLPASARRHHGGARIYPIGHERAQTRRTRQLTELQAALTWYAGRLYDRNP; this is encoded by the coding sequence GTGCAGCACGAGGATTCGGCGACGATCGGCCCGTTCGTCGTGCGTTCCCGGCTCGGCCGCGGTGCGATGGGGGCCGTGTACCTGGCGAAGTCGCCGGGTGGCCGGCTGGTCGCGGTCAAGGTGGTCCGGGACGAGCTGGCCGGTGACGACCGGTTCCGGGCCCGGTTCGCCCGGGAGATCGAGCACGCGCGGAAGGTCAGCGGCGCGTTCACCGCGGCCGTGGTCGACGCGGATCCGGCCGCCGATCGCCCGTGGCTGGCGACCGAGTACCTGCCCGGGCCGACCCTGCAACAGGCCGTCGACGAGCACGGTCCGCTGGAACGCGCCGGCCTGCGGTACGTCGTGGCCGGGCTCGCCGAGGCGCTGCTCGCGATCCACCGGTGCGGCCTGGTCCACCGTGACCTGAAACCGTCGAACATCCTGCTCACCGACAACGGTCCGCGGGTGATCGACTTCGGGATCGCCCGCGCCCTCGAAGATGTCAGCCTGACCGCGACCGGCAACATCATCGGGACCCCGGGGTACCTCTCGCCCGAGCAGATCACCGGCGGCACCGTCGGTCCGGCGTCCGACCTGTTCTCCCTGGGCGCGGTCCTCGCCTTCGCGGCGACGGGACGCGGCCCGTTCGGCACCGGTCCGGTCGGCGCCCTGGTCCATCGCGTCGTCCACGAACAGCCGACCATCCCCGCGTTGCCGGACGGCCTGGAAGACCTGACCCGCCGCTGCCTGACCATCCGGCCCGACGCCCGCCCGACCCCGCAACAGATCCTCGACACGCTCGGCCCGGTGGACCCGACCGGGATGCCGGCCGCCAACACCCTGCTGGCCCCCCACCCGGTACCGCCGACGAAGGTCGAGCACCGGCCGCAGCCTCTCCCCGCCCACCTTCAAGCGCCACCACCGCCGCAGCACCTGCCGTCGGGACCCACGAATCCCCACCAACCGCCGGCCCTTCAACGCATCACGGACGCGGCACCCGGTACGACCTTCGGCACCACCCGCACCCGGCCGGCGATCATCGCGGTCATCGCCCTCGCATTCGCCCTGCTCTGCGGCCTGAACTCGCAGTACGCCTCCGAGGCCAACCAGCCGCTGCTCGCTCTGGCTTGGTTGGTGCCGTGCTTCGTCGCCTGGTGGTACACGATCACCCGCACCCGCCTGGTCCTTCGGCGAAGGGTCCGCCTCCGCGTCGCCCACACCGGCCTCACGGTCCACCGTGGCTCCCGCTCCGGTACGGCGCCGTGGTCCTCGGTCGCCCGAATCCGCATCACCGGCGACCAGACCCGACCCTGGCTCGTCGTGTGGTTCGAAGGCCCCGCCGACCTCCCGGCCTCAGCCCGCCGCCACCACGGCGGCGCCCGCATCTACCCGATCGGCCACGAGCGCGCCCAGACCCGGCGAACCCGCCAACTCACCGAACTCCAAGCAGCCCTCACCTGGTACGCCGGCCGCCTCTACGACCGGAACCCCTGA
- a CDS encoding organic hydroperoxide resistance protein, producing the protein MTEPLYTTVATSTGNGRAGGRAVSDDGLIDVTLAVPRELGGPGGATNPEQLFAAGWASCFHSALKAVAAARKITVTDSVVDAEVSLHPTDQGGFSLAAALHVEVGGIDQATADSLVEAAHAICPYSNATRGNIPVTIDATVASAVA; encoded by the coding sequence ATGACCGAACCTCTGTACACCACCGTCGCCACCTCGACCGGGAACGGCCGCGCCGGCGGACGCGCCGTCAGCGACGACGGCCTGATCGACGTCACGCTCGCGGTCCCGCGGGAGCTCGGCGGGCCAGGTGGAGCGACCAATCCGGAGCAGCTCTTCGCCGCCGGTTGGGCGTCGTGCTTCCACTCGGCGCTGAAGGCGGTCGCCGCGGCCCGGAAGATCACCGTCACCGATTCGGTCGTCGATGCCGAGGTCAGCCTGCATCCCACGGACCAGGGCGGCTTCAGCCTCGCCGCCGCGCTGCACGTGGAGGTGGGCGGCATCGACCAGGCCACGGCCGATTCCCTCGTCGAGGCGGCGCACGCGATCTGCCCTTACTCCAACGCGACCCGCGGCAACATCCCCGTCACCATCGACGCCACGGTCGCCTCAGCTGTCGCGTGA
- a CDS encoding dihydrolipoyl dehydrogenase family protein → MTDIHQESTFDVVIIGAGPVGENVADRAVQGGLSAAIVERELVGGECSYWACMPTKALLRDAAAIRAARALPAAGQAVIGELDPAAVLARRDRFTSNWDDSGQVDWLDQAGITLVRGHGRITGTRTVTVTHPDGATTSVRARHAVVIATGSSAHLPPVPGLADVAPWTSREAAAVKEVPQRLAIIGGGVVGSEMATAFSALGSRVTLVSQTRLLPGVEPFASEHVATALRTAGVSLHLGVDATGARRDDSGTVHLTLSDGTAVEADEVLVATGRTPNTKDLGLDHLGLTPGDWLAVDDALAVLDDTGRPIDGGWLYAAGDVTKRALLTHHGKYQARALGDALAARARGENPDLGTWGRHAVTADESAVTQVIFTDPEVAAVGLSAEAAIAAGRKVRVVDHDLGAVAGAALHADDYRGQARMVIDDNSNTLIGFTAVGPDVSELLHAATVAITGEVPLDRLWHAVPAYPTISEIWLRLLETDGRDR, encoded by the coding sequence ATGACCGACATCCACCAGGAATCGACCTTCGACGTCGTGATCATCGGCGCCGGCCCGGTCGGTGAGAACGTCGCCGACCGGGCGGTCCAGGGCGGCCTGAGCGCGGCGATCGTGGAACGCGAACTCGTCGGCGGCGAGTGCTCGTACTGGGCCTGCATGCCCACCAAGGCCCTGCTGCGCGACGCCGCCGCGATCCGCGCCGCTCGCGCGTTGCCGGCCGCCGGACAAGCCGTCATCGGTGAGCTGGACCCGGCCGCGGTGCTGGCCCGGCGGGACCGCTTCACCTCCAACTGGGACGATTCCGGCCAGGTCGACTGGCTCGACCAGGCCGGGATCACCTTGGTTCGCGGACACGGCCGCATCACCGGGACCCGTACCGTCACCGTCACTCACCCGGACGGCGCGACCACGTCGGTACGAGCACGCCATGCGGTCGTGATCGCCACCGGCAGCAGCGCGCACCTGCCACCCGTACCGGGCCTGGCGGACGTGGCGCCGTGGACGAGCAGGGAAGCGGCCGCCGTCAAGGAGGTCCCGCAGCGGTTGGCGATCATCGGCGGTGGGGTCGTCGGATCCGAGATGGCGACCGCGTTCAGCGCACTCGGTTCGCGGGTGACACTCGTTTCCCAGACGAGGCTGCTGCCCGGTGTGGAGCCCTTCGCCAGTGAGCATGTCGCCACCGCTCTCCGAACGGCAGGGGTCTCGCTTCACCTGGGCGTCGACGCCACCGGGGCCCGGCGGGACGACTCCGGCACGGTGCACCTCACCCTCTCCGACGGGACCGCGGTCGAAGCCGACGAGGTGCTCGTCGCCACCGGACGTACTCCCAACACCAAGGACCTCGGCCTGGATCACCTCGGCCTCACCCCCGGCGACTGGCTGGCCGTCGACGACGCGCTCGCCGTCCTCGACGACACCGGCAGGCCGATCGACGGCGGCTGGCTGTATGCCGCGGGCGACGTGACCAAGCGGGCCCTGCTGACCCATCACGGCAAGTACCAGGCCCGCGCCCTGGGCGACGCGCTCGCCGCACGGGCTCGCGGCGAGAACCCAGACCTCGGTACCTGGGGGCGTCACGCGGTCACCGCCGACGAGAGCGCCGTGACCCAGGTGATCTTCACCGATCCCGAGGTCGCCGCCGTCGGTCTGTCCGCCGAAGCCGCGATCGCCGCCGGCCGGAAGGTCCGGGTCGTCGACCACGATCTCGGTGCGGTCGCCGGCGCCGCGTTGCACGCCGATGACTACCGCGGGCAGGCGCGGATGGTCATCGACGACAACAGCAACACCCTGATCGGCTTCACCGCGGTCGGGCCCGACGTTTCCGAACTCCTGCACGCGGCCACCGTCGCCATCACCGGCGAGGTTCCGCTGGACCGGCTCTGGCACGCCGTCCCGGCCTACCCGACCATCAGCGAGATCTGGCTCCGTCTCCTCGAAACCGACGGCCGTGACCGCTAG
- a CDS encoding TetR/AcrR family transcriptional regulator, producing MSEARYRLLNTATGLFYAEGLHAVGVDRVIDEAKVTRSTLYRHFPSKDDLIVGYLTQADEAIRTQVEAVRAEGASPDDVIRKVARSIADDIQTAGFRGCAFLNAAAEYPDPEHPVHQAILKHRQWFLETLTELFTATGKIDPEPAARHFVLLRDGAMAAGCLTDPKPISETFLRGIEGLLTYRSRQDPEA from the coding sequence ATGTCGGAAGCGCGCTACCGCCTGCTCAATACGGCCACCGGCCTCTTCTACGCCGAGGGCCTGCACGCCGTCGGCGTCGATCGCGTCATCGACGAGGCGAAGGTCACGCGGTCCACGCTCTACCGGCATTTCCCGAGCAAGGACGACCTGATCGTCGGCTACCTGACCCAGGCCGACGAGGCGATCCGGACCCAGGTGGAAGCCGTCCGCGCGGAGGGCGCGAGCCCCGACGACGTCATCCGCAAGGTCGCTCGCTCCATCGCCGACGACATCCAGACGGCCGGCTTCCGGGGCTGCGCCTTCCTCAACGCCGCCGCCGAGTACCCGGACCCCGAGCACCCGGTCCACCAGGCGATCCTCAAGCACCGCCAGTGGTTCCTGGAGACCCTCACCGAGCTCTTCACCGCCACCGGGAAGATCGACCCCGAGCCGGCCGCCCGCCACTTCGTCCTGCTCCGCGACGGCGCGATGGCTGCCGGCTGCCTCACCGACCCCAAGCCGATCAGCGAGACCTTCCTCCGCGGTATCGAAGGCCTCCTCACCTACCGCAGCCGCCAGGACCCGGAAGCCTGA
- a CDS encoding thiamine pyrophosphate-dependent enzyme, whose protein sequence is MTAGTRDIYDDTAIVRFLDADGTWAPTPAAEPYLDAIKSLDDDDLQTLHRDMAVIRAIDEQATNLQRQGQLALWPSAQGQEAAQVGSARAARAQDHLFPSYREHAVARVRGVDPVDILKQMRGLSHAGWDPTDPKNGNTHIYTLVLGAQTLHATGRAMGLRFDAKCGSGDPDRDEAVIVYYGDGASSQGDVHEAMVFAASYRAPVVFFLQNNQWAISVPVSTQSPVPLYQRSAGYGIPSVQVDGNDVLASYAVSRVALDRARAGEGPQAIEAVTYRLAPHTTSDDPTKYRSRDEEAGWAHRDPIVRMRAYLRDRGAGDEYFAAVDEEAAEAADDVRVRTAALGSLGPDDLFRNVYSQVEEALEEQRRWLAEYESSFEENLS, encoded by the coding sequence ATGACGGCGGGCACACGGGACATCTACGACGACACGGCGATCGTCCGTTTCCTCGATGCGGACGGCACGTGGGCGCCGACCCCCGCGGCAGAGCCGTACCTGGACGCGATCAAGTCCCTCGACGACGACGACCTGCAAACTCTGCATCGGGACATGGCCGTGATCCGGGCGATCGACGAGCAGGCCACGAACCTGCAGCGACAGGGCCAGCTCGCTCTGTGGCCGTCGGCGCAGGGGCAGGAGGCGGCTCAGGTGGGTTCGGCGCGCGCCGCTCGGGCGCAGGATCACCTCTTCCCGTCGTACCGCGAGCACGCGGTGGCCCGCGTCCGTGGAGTCGACCCGGTCGACATCCTGAAGCAGATGCGAGGCCTGAGCCACGCCGGCTGGGACCCGACCGATCCCAAGAACGGCAACACGCACATCTACACGCTGGTGCTGGGCGCGCAGACCCTGCACGCGACCGGGCGGGCGATGGGTCTGCGCTTCGATGCGAAGTGCGGCAGCGGCGATCCCGACCGCGACGAGGCCGTGATCGTGTACTACGGCGACGGGGCGTCGAGCCAGGGCGACGTACACGAGGCGATGGTGTTCGCCGCGAGTTACCGCGCACCGGTGGTGTTCTTCCTGCAGAACAACCAGTGGGCGATCTCGGTGCCGGTGTCGACCCAGTCACCGGTCCCGCTCTACCAGCGTTCCGCGGGGTACGGCATCCCCAGTGTCCAGGTCGACGGCAACGACGTGCTGGCCAGCTACGCGGTCTCGCGAGTCGCTCTCGATCGGGCCCGGGCCGGCGAAGGCCCGCAGGCGATCGAGGCGGTCACCTACCGGCTCGCGCCCCACACCACCAGCGACGACCCCACCAAGTACCGCAGCCGGGACGAGGAGGCGGGCTGGGCGCACCGCGATCCGATCGTCCGGATGCGCGCGTATCTCAGGGATCGAGGTGCCGGCGACGAGTACTTCGCCGCAGTCGACGAAGAGGCCGCGGAGGCCGCCGACGACGTCCGGGTACGCACCGCGGCTCTCGGCTCGCTCGGCCCCGACGACCTGTTCCGCAACGTCTACAGCCAGGTCGAAGAGGCCCTGGAAGAGCAGCGGCGATGGCTGGCAGAGTACGAGAGCTCGTTCGAGGAGAACCTGTCGTGA
- a CDS encoding alpha-ketoacid dehydrogenase subunit beta: MAGRVRELVRGEPVVTRNMPMGRALNEGLRRAMTEDSRVLLMGEDIGKLGGVFRVTEGLQAEFGEDRVLDTPLAESGIVGTAIGLALGGFRPVVEIQFDGFVYPAFDQITSQLAKLTYRLGGNTPLPVVIRIPYGGHIRSIEHHQESPETYFAHTPGLRVVSPATPNDAYWMIQDAIASPDPVVFLEPKSRYWPKGDVDTSVPAGPLHASRIARPGSDVTLAGHGAMVTTLLDAAAVAEAEGTTCEVIDIRSLSPVDYGPLLESVRRTGRMVYAQEAPGFTSVGSEIAATVMEHCFYSLQAPVLRVSAFDTPFPPADIEAHYLPDVDRVLEAVDRALRY, encoded by the coding sequence ATGGCTGGCAGAGTACGAGAGCTCGTTCGAGGAGAACCTGTCGTGACCCGGAACATGCCGATGGGCCGGGCGTTGAACGAGGGGCTGCGCCGGGCGATGACGGAAGACAGCCGCGTGCTGCTGATGGGCGAGGACATCGGCAAGCTGGGCGGAGTGTTCCGGGTCACCGAGGGACTGCAGGCCGAGTTCGGTGAGGATCGCGTCCTGGACACCCCGCTCGCGGAGTCCGGCATCGTCGGCACCGCGATCGGCCTCGCGCTCGGCGGATTCCGGCCGGTGGTGGAGATCCAGTTCGACGGCTTCGTCTACCCGGCCTTCGACCAGATCACCTCGCAACTGGCGAAGCTCACCTACCGGCTGGGCGGCAACACCCCCTTGCCCGTGGTGATCCGCATCCCCTACGGCGGCCACATCAGGTCGATCGAGCACCACCAGGAGAGCCCCGAGACGTACTTCGCGCACACGCCCGGCCTGCGGGTGGTCAGCCCCGCCACCCCGAACGACGCCTACTGGATGATCCAGGACGCGATCGCCTCTCCCGACCCGGTCGTCTTCCTCGAACCCAAGAGCAGGTACTGGCCCAAGGGCGACGTCGACACCTCCGTTCCCGCCGGCCCGTTGCATGCGAGCCGGATCGCCCGTCCCGGGAGCGACGTCACCCTCGCCGGCCACGGCGCGATGGTGACCACGCTGCTCGACGCGGCAGCGGTGGCCGAGGCCGAGGGCACGACCTGCGAGGTGATCGACATTCGTTCGCTGTCGCCGGTGGACTACGGCCCACTCCTGGAATCCGTACGCCGGACCGGCCGGATGGTCTACGCGCAGGAAGCACCCGGATTCACCAGCGTCGGCAGCGAGATCGCCGCGACGGTCATGGAGCACTGCTTCTACTCGCTCCAAGCCCCGGTTCTGCGGGTCTCGGCCTTCGACACGCCGTTCCCACCGGCGGACATCGAGGCGCACTATCTCCCCGACGTCGACCGCGTCCTGGAAGCCGTCGATCGAGCCCTTCGCTACTGA
- the dinB gene encoding DNA polymerase IV has product MFVSQIGAATILHADLDAFYASVEQRDDPSLRGRPVIVGGGVVLACSYEAKALGVRTAMGGRQALQRCPQAIVVPPRMSAYSEASKAVFAVFKDTTPLVEGLSIDEAFLDVAGLRRIAGEPVDIARRLRAEVLARVGLPITVGVARTKFLAKVASGVAKPDGLLVVPPDQELEFLHPLAVERLWGVGEVTAEKLRSRGLSRVGDVAKLPEAALISMLGRASGRHLHALAHNRDPRPIEVGRRRRSIGSQRALGRSPKSAETLDAILAGLVDRVTRRMRTAGRAGRTVTLRLRFDDFTRATRSHTLPQATGQTRAILVTARALMTEARPLIEKQGITLVGISVGNLENESTVQLALPFDKASNDELDSALDDVRDKFGTNAVTRGILLGRDQGLAVPMLPD; this is encoded by the coding sequence ATGTTCGTGTCCCAAATCGGCGCGGCGACGATCCTCCATGCCGACCTGGACGCGTTCTACGCGTCGGTCGAGCAGCGGGACGACCCGAGCCTGCGTGGACGCCCCGTGATCGTCGGCGGCGGTGTCGTCCTCGCCTGCAGCTACGAGGCCAAGGCGCTCGGCGTCCGGACCGCGATGGGTGGCCGGCAGGCGTTGCAGCGGTGCCCACAGGCGATCGTCGTACCGCCGCGGATGTCCGCGTACTCGGAGGCGAGCAAGGCGGTCTTCGCGGTGTTCAAGGACACCACGCCGTTGGTGGAGGGGCTGTCGATCGACGAGGCGTTCCTGGACGTCGCCGGGTTGCGCCGGATCGCCGGTGAGCCGGTGGACATCGCGCGTCGGTTGCGAGCCGAGGTCCTGGCGAGGGTCGGGCTGCCGATCACGGTCGGGGTAGCGCGGACGAAGTTCCTCGCGAAGGTGGCCAGCGGCGTCGCGAAACCCGACGGGCTGCTGGTGGTCCCGCCGGACCAGGAGCTCGAGTTCCTGCATCCCCTGGCCGTCGAGCGGTTGTGGGGAGTCGGCGAGGTGACCGCGGAGAAGCTGCGCAGCCGCGGACTGTCCAGGGTGGGCGACGTCGCCAAGCTGCCCGAGGCGGCGTTGATCTCGATGCTCGGCCGCGCCTCGGGCCGGCATCTGCACGCGCTCGCGCACAACCGCGATCCCCGGCCGATCGAGGTGGGCCGTCGGCGCCGTTCGATCGGATCCCAGCGCGCCCTCGGCCGATCACCCAAGTCCGCCGAGACCCTGGACGCGATCCTGGCCGGCCTGGTGGACCGCGTGACCCGGCGGATGCGGACGGCGGGCCGCGCCGGGCGTACCGTCACGCTGCGGCTCCGCTTCGACGACTTCACCCGCGCGACCCGGTCCCATACGTTGCCCCAGGCAACAGGTCAGACCCGCGCCATCCTGGTCACCGCCCGGGCCCTGATGACCGAGGCCCGGCCGCTGATCGAGAAACAGGGCATCACCCTGGTCGGCATCTCGGTCGGCAACCTGGAGAACGAGTCCACCGTCCAGCTGGCCCTCCCGTTCGACAAGGCGAGCAACGACGAACTGGACAGCGCCCTCGACGACGTCCGCGACAAGTTCGGCACCAACGCGGTGACCCGGGGCATCCTCCTCGGCCGCGACCAGGGCCTCGCCGTACCGATGCTCCCGGACTGA
- a CDS encoding MFS transporter, with translation MDLSAYRALWRTRGVVALLASALLARLPVMAAMVPVSFLAKDAAGNFGWAGVVAGAYSVGMAVGGPVWSRLADRRGARWVVIGTGMAWGVAMAVLALLPDEAYRWMPVVSALAGAVVSPVTATMRAAWPRIVDGPRLRTVYALDATAQEVLFSVGPMLGALIVSFASPRAGVLAAAALAGVSIWWFGLRQPPPLPHDDASHGRRLTARQLLWHQHRLPLILSFALAVTAFSAVSLGIVAYADDHGNRLIAGVLETVWALGSLIGGLVMGALPGRRDSYAWRRASLMSVGMVVCVFATHSPITLGIALLLAGCVLAPTVGAMYERLGAMTPDSVRTEIFGWMNSGAMVGAAVGASLAGQVVESFGVRYVWVMAALLTLLAAASLIRVPPHRPADEVVVEPVSVAEAH, from the coding sequence ATGGACCTGTCGGCATATCGCGCGCTCTGGCGGACCCGAGGAGTGGTCGCCCTGCTGGCCTCGGCCCTGCTCGCCCGGCTCCCGGTGATGGCGGCGATGGTCCCGGTGTCCTTCCTCGCCAAGGACGCGGCCGGCAACTTCGGTTGGGCGGGCGTCGTGGCCGGCGCGTACTCGGTCGGCATGGCGGTCGGTGGTCCGGTCTGGTCCCGGCTGGCCGATCGACGCGGTGCGCGCTGGGTCGTCATCGGTACCGGGATGGCCTGGGGTGTCGCGATGGCGGTCCTCGCCCTGCTGCCCGACGAGGCGTACCGCTGGATGCCGGTCGTCTCCGCGCTCGCCGGCGCGGTGGTGTCCCCGGTGACGGCGACCATGCGGGCCGCGTGGCCGCGGATCGTCGACGGCCCCCGGCTCCGCACGGTGTACGCGCTCGACGCCACCGCGCAGGAGGTGCTGTTCTCGGTCGGTCCGATGCTGGGCGCGCTGATCGTCAGCTTCGCCAGTCCACGGGCCGGCGTGCTGGCGGCCGCGGCGCTGGCGGGCGTCTCGATCTGGTGGTTCGGCCTGCGCCAGCCGCCACCGCTGCCGCACGACGACGCCTCGCACGGCCGGCGGCTCACGGCGCGTCAGTTGCTCTGGCACCAGCACCGGTTGCCGCTGATCCTGTCGTTCGCGTTGGCCGTGACGGCGTTCTCGGCCGTATCGCTCGGCATCGTCGCCTACGCGGACGATCACGGGAACCGGTTGATCGCCGGCGTGCTCGAGACCGTCTGGGCCCTCGGCAGCCTGATCGGTGGTCTGGTGATGGGCGCGCTGCCGGGCCGGCGCGACTCGTACGCCTGGCGCCGGGCCTCCCTGATGTCGGTCGGCATGGTCGTGTGCGTCTTCGCCACTCACTCACCGATCACCCTCGGCATCGCCCTGTTGCTCGCCGGATGCGTACTCGCGCCGACCGTCGGCGCGATGTACGAGCGCCTCGGAGCGATGACGCCCGATTCGGTCCGGACCGAGATCTTCGGCTGGATGAACAGCGGCGCCATGGTCGGTGCGGCGGTGGGCGCCTCGCTCGCCGGTCAGGTGGTCGAGTCCTTCGGCGTCCGCTACGTCTGGGTGATGGCGGCCCTCCTTACCCTGCTGGCCGCGGCCAGCCTGATCCGCGTCCCACCACACCGCCCGGCCGACGAAGTCGTCGTCGAACCGGTCTCGGTCGCCGAAGCCCACTGA
- a CDS encoding dihydrofolate reductase family protein yields MRKITAGLFISLDGVVQDPDQWHFQYFNDEMGNAISALAETSDTMVLGRVTWEMFAGYWPTEGADEEGAEMMNDTPKLVVSNTLDSVDAWQNSTLLPGDPTKTLDALKEQPGKNLNIVGSVTLVRALLRARVLDELHLLVHPIAVGHGLRLFDEGETVPLELVSTTTFTTGVLHSVYAPAKG; encoded by the coding sequence ATGAGGAAGATCACCGCCGGCCTGTTCATCTCGCTCGACGGCGTCGTCCAGGACCCGGACCAATGGCACTTCCAGTACTTCAACGACGAGATGGGGAACGCGATCAGCGCCCTCGCCGAGACCTCCGACACGATGGTGCTCGGCCGGGTGACCTGGGAGATGTTCGCCGGCTACTGGCCGACCGAGGGCGCCGACGAGGAGGGCGCGGAGATGATGAACGACACCCCGAAGCTGGTCGTGTCGAACACGCTCGACTCCGTCGACGCCTGGCAGAACTCCACCCTGCTGCCCGGCGACCCCACCAAGACGCTGGACGCGCTGAAGGAGCAGCCCGGCAAGAACCTCAACATCGTCGGCAGCGTCACCCTGGTCCGCGCGCTGTTGCGGGCGCGCGTCCTGGACGAGCTGCACCTGCTGGTCCACCCGATCGCGGTCGGCCACGGTCTGCGCCTCTTCGACGAGGGCGAGACCGTGCCGCTGGAGCTGGTGTCGACCACCACCTTCACCACCGGCGTCCTGCACAGCGTCTACGCCCCCGCCAAGGGCTGA
- a CDS encoding ArsR/SmtB family transcription factor, with translation MHAFDILGDPVRRRILELLADGELPAGRIAGTIGAEFGISQPAVSQHLRVLRDNGFATVTVDGTRRLYAVDTTPLREIDAWLEKYRKFWTQRLDALDTELRRGRRARRLDAEQPDRTADQA, from the coding sequence GTGCACGCCTTCGACATCCTCGGCGATCCGGTCCGGCGCCGGATCCTCGAACTGCTCGCCGACGGCGAACTGCCGGCCGGCCGGATCGCCGGCACGATCGGCGCCGAGTTCGGGATCAGCCAGCCGGCCGTCTCGCAGCACCTGCGGGTCCTGCGGGACAACGGCTTCGCGACTGTGACCGTCGACGGCACCCGCCGGCTGTACGCGGTCGACACCACGCCACTGCGCGAGATCGACGCCTGGCTGGAGAAGTACCGCAAGTTCTGGACGCAGCGGCTGGACGCCCTCGACACGGAGCTCCGCCGCGGCCGCCGCGCCCGCCGCCTCGACGCCGAGCAACCCGACCGGACAGCCGACCAGGCATAG